The Algiphilus sp. region GCCGCAGATCGGTCAGCGGTGTGGCGCCGCCGATGGGAGCGGCGCGCGCACACCAGAAGAACAGGCTGTGCGGAGCCCGGTCGTAGTAGAAGCTCATTTCCGCATGCTGCGGAATCGGATAGTGCGGCGGCAGCTCGGTCGACGTGAAGACGTAGTCGGACAGCTTGCGCCGGGGGCTCTGTCCGAGGTAGTCGCACTGCAGATCGGGCGCGATGACCCGGGCCGCATCCTCGAAGGACTGCGCTTCGAGCACACCGAAGCCGCGGAACAGGATGGCGCCGTGCGTGCGGCGGGCAGCCATGATCGAATCCCGCCGCTCCCGGAGCCATGCCGCCAGATTGGTGCCGGGAGCGGGCGCCCGGATCACCAGCGGTATGCCGCCCTCCTGCGTGACGCCTTCCAGCTCCGGAAGCGATGCGCCGACGGGCAGGTCGCGGCTGCGGGGGGCGGTGGTGCTCACGTTTGCTCCTCCATTGCGCCCGGTCGTCCGCCGGGCTTTTCCAAGGGCGCCATGTTAGCTCAGGGTGCGTCGAAAGCCGTGCCGGCCGAAAGCACGAGCCAACGCACGTCCAAGCCGGCTGGCAGCGTTTCCCCGTCGGGCGGCTGCACCTGCAGGGCGCCGGCCCCGTCCAGCCAGCCCAGCAGCAGCAACCCGCGCGACAGGAGGTGCGTGCGCAGGGTCGCGACATCACCCGCGCGCGCTTCCGGCTCCGTGGCCGAGTCCGGCTCGACCAGCATGAGATCGGCACCGTCCCTCTGCAGAAGGGCCTCGAAGACCGCCAGCAGCTCGCGACGCAGCGCCCCCTGACCGAGCATGTGACTGATCACGAGCGGCGGTACCAGCACATCGTCGCGATGCGATCCGAGCATGCTGGCATTGCCGGCATCGGCGAGCTCCAGCAGCACCCGAGGCCGCTTCTGCGCCGTGGCCAGCGTGCGACTGAGCACCAGGTGGCCGACCACGGTGCGCGCATCGGCTTCCTGTTCGCTCTCGATCAGGTCGGAGGTCGCGATGTAGATGCTGTCGTAGTGCTCGGGCCGGCATGCGGCGAGCTCGCTGTCGACCACGAAATCGGCCTCGATCTGCCGGCATTGCACATGCGTGACATCCGCCAGTGCCGGGGCACAGAGCGCAGTGCGCTCCTGCGCCGGATGCAGCGACACGAAGGTGATCTCGACCGGCATATCGGGCCGTCCCGCGAGTTCCTCGAGCAGGGCGACGTGACGGCGGTTCCAGCCCAGCACCAGAAGGCGGTGCGGCGGGCTCGGCGGCGGCACCCAGGTGGCGGCGATCGCCACCGGAGCGGAAACTCGGTTGCCGCTGCGAGGCTCGGTGGCATCGTGGGTCGCGGCGATCAGCACGACCCGGTCCTGACGCTGCAGCCGCGTCGCCGCCGGCGGGTTGAGGCGTGCCGAGAAGCCGTCGCCGTCCGGACGCACCAGGCCGCAGACCAGCGCATCGGGAAAATGGGCCTGCAGCTCGCCGAAGCGACCGCCGGCGAAGTCCGAGGCATCGCGCACGTGAAAGCGATGGCTGCCCTGCCGGGAGAGCAGCGCCTCGAAGACACGCGCCACACCCGGGTAGCGGAGCTGCTGGACGAGGATGCGGTTCAGCACCTGATCCACCGCCACCAGCGCGAGCGGGCCGGGATAGGCCGCCCGCGCCACCGGCACCTGCCGGCGATCCTGGAGCTCGGCCACGACCAGCGGTGCCGGCCGGCCACGACGGGGGCGCGCCTCGTCGCGCAGCGCGATCAGCGTCTTGATGGTGGCGACATCCTCGCTCTGCAGCTCGGAGCGCGCGAACACGCCGCCGGCGAGAATGATGGCACCGGCATCCGCGACATTGACGCGGTGCAGGTCCTCGGTCTGGAGCGCGCTGCCGCTGCGCAGGATGATGTCGCGCGCATGCCGGCCGGAGGCGCCGTACCGGCGGAAGCGCTGCGCGACCTCGGCATCGACGCGCTCCGAGAGCACGGCGATGTTGAGTCGGCGCGTCCGGCCGATGCGCAGGAACTGCCGCAGGCGCTCGCCCGCGCCGAGAATCTCGGCGACCACCGGCAAGGTCCGGCTGCCGAGTCCGAGGATGGCGACGTGCCCGCGGACGGTGATCGGTGTCAGCCCCTGTTCCAGCGCGCGCATGGTGCGCGTCAGCCACTGGGTGAGAATGGCGATGAGCGTGCCCATGAAGAGCACGTAGCCGCTGATCGTCAGCATGGTCGACACCGTCCGCCGCCAGGTGCCCTCGTCGTCGCCGAGATAGCCCGGATCGGTCAGCCGCAGGAAGGCCCACCACACCGCCTCCGACGAGCTCTCCTCGCCGGTGGGCAGGATGAGCAGCCCCCCGAGCAGCGACACCAGCCCGATGGTGCCCGCGACCACCAGCAGCTGGTAGCCGGCGCCCTTGATGAACTGGCGCTCGAGGAAGTATCGGAGCCGGTCGGCCGCTCGCAATCGGTACATGGCGCGATTCTGCACGGATTCCGGCACCGTCCACCAGCCGGAGCGGCCGGCGCCGCCGTCGCCGGGCATCGCGCTATGCTGCCGCTGGCAAGGTACCCGTCCCCCGGAATGCCGTGCGCGCGCCCCCACCACGGATGAGCCACATGGTCCGCCACCGCCGCATCCTCACACTCTGCGCCGCGCTGAGCGTCGCTTCCGCTGCCGCCGCGAACGACCCGCAGCCGGCCGCGCACGGCTACGCGCTGCTGCACGACACGCTCGGCAAGCTGGAACGCTTGCCGGCGGTGCTCTACGTCAAGCTCGAATCGGATGCGCTCGACGAGCTCGCCACCCGGCTCGGCGAGCATGCCGCCGATGCACGTGCAGACATTGCGTCGTATGCCGAGTCGCATCCCGCCATCGCGCTCGACGCCACCGGCCTGCCGGACGCGGATGTCGCCCGGCGCACCCGCACGCGCAACGCGCTGCTCGCGGAGCTGGCGCTCAGCGGCGGCACCGAGTTCGAGCGGCTCTACCTGCTCGCCCTGATGAACATCGCCAATCAATCGCGCCACACCGCGGCGGCCGTGGCCGACATGGCGCCGGATGACGCAGGCGCGGAGCTGGCCGGAACCATCGCCGAACGCTTCGATGCCGACTACCGCGCCGTGCGCGAACTGCTGGCACGCGAGCACTTCCGCACCGAAGACAGCGAATGAGCGTCGACGGTACGGACGCCGCTCCGGGTCGCCGGGCGCTGGTCCTGCTCAACGCCGGGAGTCGCCGCGGCGACACCGCCGCCGATGCGGTGATCACGGCCCTGGGAGAAGCCGGTCTCGAGACGGTGCGCATCGACCTCCGCGAACCGGGCGATATCGCCGATGCACTGGGGCGTCACCGCGACACCGTCGACCGCGTCGTGGTGTGCGGCGGCGACGGCACCATGAACGCCGCCCTTCCGGCCGTGCTCGACGGCAGCCTGCCCATGGGCGTGATTCCGCTGGGCACCGCCAACGACTTCGCGCGCTCGATCGGCATTCCGATGGACATCACCGCGGCCTGCCGGGTGGCGGCAGCCGACCGCGTTCGCCGGATCGATGTCGGCACGATCAACGACCGCTACTTCCTCAACGTCGCGCACATCGGCCTCGCGGTCGAGGTGGCGCGCCGCTCGGATGCGCGCAGCAAGCAGCGGCTGGGTTCGCTCGCCTATCCGGCGGCGGCATGGAGCGCCTTCCGCACGCGGCGCACCTTCGTCGCGCACATCCGGGGCGAGGACGGCGCCTGGCGGCGCCTGCGCGCCATCCAGGTATCGGTCGGCAACGGGCGCTTCTACGGGGGCGGCATTCCGGTCGCCGAGGATGCCGCCATCGACGACGCGCGACTGGACCTCTATGCCCTGCCGGCCGGCAAGTGGCACGCGCTGGTCGCCATGATTCCGGCGCTGCGGCGCGGCCGCATGCGCAGCCATCGCGAGATCCTCACGCTGTCCGGCGCCGCCTTCGAGATCCGCACGCACCGCCCGAAGACGGTCTCGGTGGACGGTGAGGAAGCGTTCCGTACACCGGTCCGCCTCGGTGTCCTGCCGGCGGCGCTTCCCGTTCTCGCACCGGCGGCGTGAGCGTCCCGCCGCGGCGTCAGTACCGCAGCAGCAGGCTGCCCCAGGTCATGCCGCCACCCACGCCCTGCAGCAGCAGCGTCTGACCGGTCCGGACGCGTCCGTCGCGCACCGCCGTGTCCAGGGCCAGCGGCACCGACGCCGCCGACGTATTGCCGTGATGCGCGACCGTGGTCACCACGCGCTCGAAGGGCAGCCCGATGCGGTCGGCGAGTGCCCGGATAATGCGCAGATTGGCCTGGTGCGGAATGAACCAGTCGATGGCATCGGCCGCCAGACCGGCCTCGGTCAGCACGCGTTCGGCCGACTCGCCCAGCGCACGGACCGCCAGCCGGAACACCGCCTGGCCGTCCATCTCGATGAAGGGATTGCCGCGCACCACGCCCTCGGCGATGCCGCCGGTCACGCGCAGGATGTGCCCCTGGCTGCCGTCGGCACCGAGATGGCTGGCGAGCAGGCCGGGCTCGTCGTCGCGCGAGATCACCACCGCGCCGGCGCCGTCGCCGAACAGCACGCAGGTACGGCGATCGTTCCAGTCGAGCAGCCGCGAGAACACCTCCGCGCCCACCACCAGCGCACAGCGGTGCGCGCCGGTCGCAACCATGCGCTCGGCCACCGAGAGCGCATAGATGAAGCCGGTACAGACCGCCTGCACGTCGAAGGCCGCAGCCTCGCCGGCGCCGAGC contains the following coding sequences:
- a CDS encoding lipid kinase — encoded protein: MSVDGTDAAPGRRALVLLNAGSRRGDTAADAVITALGEAGLETVRIDLREPGDIADALGRHRDTVDRVVVCGGDGTMNAALPAVLDGSLPMGVIPLGTANDFARSIGIPMDITAACRVAAADRVRRIDVGTINDRYFLNVAHIGLAVEVARRSDARSKQRLGSLAYPAAAWSAFRTRRTFVAHIRGEDGAWRRLRAIQVSVGNGRFYGGGIPVAEDAAIDDARLDLYALPAGKWHALVAMIPALRRGRMRSHREILTLSGAAFEIRTHRPKTVSVDGEEAFRTPVRLGVLPAALPVLAPAA
- a CDS encoding beta-ketoacyl-ACP synthase III yields the protein MSYARIRGTGSYLPERVVTNTELEGRIDTSDEWIVSRTGIEARHVAADDELTSDLALHAARAALEAAGREAGEVDLIIVATTTPDMVFPSTACIVQHKLGAGEAAAFDVQAVCTGFIYALSVAERMVATGAHRCALVVGAEVFSRLLDWNDRRTCVLFGDGAGAVVISRDDEPGLLASHLGADGSQGHILRVTGGIAEGVVRGNPFIEMDGQAVFRLAVRALGESAERVLTEAGLAADAIDWFIPHQANLRIIRALADRIGLPFERVVTTVAHHGNTSAASVPLALDTAVRDGRVRTGQTLLLQGVGGGMTWGSLLLRY